From Girardinichthys multiradiatus isolate DD_20200921_A unplaced genomic scaffold, DD_fGirMul_XY1 scaffold_43, whole genome shotgun sequence, one genomic window encodes:
- the LOC124865213 gene encoding uncharacterized protein LOC124865213: MRVPRRDGGSWTWSICRAAHHTSPSAGHPNPPGSLDLPSSLRRKRSRFLDSVPHDQAVGRVIAINNLTNSWSVNEAGANIKHLRHTVCNLWTYVAIFNFPPLLTMKALM; this comes from the exons ATGAGGGTTCCAAGAAGAGATGGAGGAAGCTGGACCTGGTCGATTTGCAGAGCGGCCCATCATACGTCACCAAG CGCAGGACACCCCAACCCACCTGGCAGCCTTGATCTTCCAAGCAGTCTACGGAGAAAAAG GTCAAGGTTTCTGGACTCCGTGCCCCATGACCAG GCCGTGGGACGGGTCATCGCCATCAACAACTTGACCAACAGCTGGAGCGTCAACGAGGCGGGAGCAAACATCAAGCATTTGCGGCACACAGTCTGCAACCTCTGGACTTAT GTGGCTATTTTCAACTTTCCTCCACTTCTCACCATGAAGgctctgatgtga